Proteins from a single region of Chryseobacterium scophthalmum:
- a CDS encoding SAM-dependent methyltransferase, protein MLFLLPAYLSENTSISHFSPVIKDYIMQTDYFFVENEKTARKVVKFFAPEKKQSDLKLFLLDKYTENADIKEAQDRMIDGQDFGLLSEAGLPCIADPGNLIVKWCHEKNIRVIPISGPSSIILALISSGFNGQEFTFNGYLPIDKSEKKKQIMHLESIVQKTGYSQIFMETPYRNNVLFEDLTKFLSPNTKLCIAANINDPEHEFIKTKTIKEWQKQKPELHKIPAVFVLGK, encoded by the coding sequence ATGCTTTTTCTACTTCCCGCTTATCTTTCAGAAAATACTTCAATCAGCCATTTTTCACCTGTCATAAAAGATTACATTATGCAGACCGATTATTTTTTTGTTGAAAATGAAAAAACAGCAAGAAAAGTCGTGAAGTTTTTTGCACCGGAAAAAAAGCAGTCAGATTTGAAACTTTTTTTGTTGGATAAATACACAGAAAATGCCGACATCAAAGAAGCTCAGGATCGAATGATCGACGGACAGGATTTTGGTTTGCTTTCTGAAGCCGGACTTCCGTGTATTGCAGATCCGGGAAATTTAATTGTAAAATGGTGTCACGAAAAAAATATAAGAGTGATTCCTATTTCTGGACCTTCTTCGATTATTTTAGCGTTAATTTCAAGTGGTTTTAACGGACAGGAATTTACTTTTAACGGATATTTGCCGATTGATAAAAGTGAAAAGAAAAAGCAGATTATGCACTTGGAATCAATTGTTCAGAAAACAGGATATTCTCAGATTTTCATGGAAACGCCTTATAGAAATAATGTGCTTTTCGAAGATTTAACCAAATTTTTATCGCCGAATACAAAACTTTGTATCGCTGCAAACATTAATGATCCTGAACATGAGTTTATTAAAACCAAAACAATAAAAGAGTGGCAAAAACAAAAACCGGAACTTCATAAAATTCCTGCCGTATTTGTTTTAGGAAAATAA
- a CDS encoding DUF2891 domain-containing protein has protein sequence MKKSLLAFAFSPFLIFAQESPKLTDEMAIKLSEKPLHCINQEYPNKTAHIINNANEVTLSPKDLHPSFYGCFDWHSSVHGHWMLVRLLKTKPDLSVAKDIEKILDNSFTKENLQTEADYFSKFQLTTTFERTYGWAWLLKLDEELMTWNHPKAKIWHQNLKPLTDKILSSWKTYLPKQTYPNRTGVHPNTAFAMVFALDWARATGDKTFENELIEKAKYFYLNNTKTPAYLEPDGSDFFSPSLEIADLMRRILPQKEFVKWLDQFYEKRSIENIEKIPVVSDLSDYQTVHLVGLSFTKAWCMKGIAKSLPDNHPLKKQFQKTANIFLNNGLPLLFQGNYGGDHWLASFAVYALED, from the coding sequence ATGAAAAAAAGTCTTTTAGCATTTGCATTTTCGCCGTTCTTAATTTTTGCTCAGGAAAGCCCGAAACTGACAGATGAAATGGCAATAAAGTTATCCGAAAAACCGCTTCATTGTATCAATCAGGAATATCCGAACAAAACAGCACACATTATTAATAATGCGAATGAAGTAACTTTGAGCCCGAAAGATCTTCACCCAAGTTTTTATGGGTGTTTTGATTGGCACAGTTCGGTTCATGGTCATTGGATGTTAGTTCGATTGCTTAAAACCAAACCAGACTTATCAGTTGCTAAAGACATTGAAAAAATATTAGACAATTCATTTACTAAAGAAAATCTACAAACTGAAGCTGATTATTTTTCAAAATTTCAATTGACGACAACTTTCGAAAGAACTTACGGCTGGGCTTGGTTATTAAAGTTAGATGAAGAATTAATGACCTGGAACCATCCAAAAGCTAAAATCTGGCATCAGAATCTAAAGCCTTTAACAGATAAAATTCTGAGTTCTTGGAAAACATATCTTCCAAAACAAACGTATCCCAACAGAACAGGAGTTCATCCAAACACAGCATTTGCAATGGTTTTTGCATTAGATTGGGCAAGAGCAACAGGTGATAAGACTTTTGAAAATGAGTTAATTGAAAAAGCAAAATATTTCTATTTAAATAATACCAAAACTCCGGCATATCTTGAACCAGACGGTTCAGATTTCTTTTCTCCGAGTTTGGAAATTGCAGATTTGATGAGACGAATTCTTCCTCAGAAAGAGTTTGTAAAATGGCTTGACCAATTTTATGAGAAAAGAAGTATCGAAAATATCGAGAAAATTCCTGTAGTAAGTGATTTGAGCGATTATCAAACCGTACATTTAGTAGGATTGTCTTTTACAAAAGCATGGTGTATGAAAGGAATTGCAAAATCTCTGCCCGATAATCATCCGCTGAAAAAACAATTTCAAAAAACAGCAAATATCTTTTTAAATAATGGACTTCCATTATTATTTCAAGGGAATTATGGTGGTGATCATTGGTTGGCAAGTTTCGCAGTGTATGCTTTGGAAGATTAA
- a CDS encoding DUF4349 domain-containing protein, giving the protein MKKLFIPLFLLILINCNKSGKQQEIKSDLVEIISEDKAMSYNAPPAQEIPVEAMVSAKTVDNEPITSKTQNTISKKIIKNGDLEIQVGDIKKAHQQVNEIVKSNNAYVQTERFNNTDIDEKQFFTIRVPHKNFDGLINSFSNGIGSVLSKNIASDDVTEEYTDVSIKLANKKIYLEKYRDMLRSAKTTKDMLEIQENIRELEDEIDVAEGRLRFIDDRVNYSTLNLMLYKEKVRSSATSKIGFGNRFGDSFTEGWNSFVAFFLGIISLWPFFLLIPIVILVWKKWRNRKKKE; this is encoded by the coding sequence ATGAAAAAATTATTTATCCCTTTATTTCTCTTAATTCTTATCAATTGCAACAAATCCGGCAAACAACAAGAAATAAAGTCTGATTTAGTTGAGATTATCTCAGAAGATAAAGCTATGAGTTATAATGCTCCCCCTGCTCAAGAAATACCAGTAGAGGCAATGGTTTCGGCTAAAACTGTAGATAACGAACCTATAACTTCGAAAACTCAAAATACTATCTCTAAAAAAATCATCAAAAATGGTGATCTTGAGATTCAAGTGGGTGATATTAAAAAAGCACATCAACAAGTTAATGAAATTGTAAAAAGCAACAACGCTTATGTACAAACTGAGCGTTTTAACAATACTGATATTGATGAAAAACAGTTTTTTACCATTCGTGTTCCACACAAAAATTTTGATGGTTTAATCAATTCTTTTTCAAACGGAATTGGTTCTGTTTTATCAAAAAATATTGCTTCCGATGACGTAACCGAGGAATACACCGATGTTTCAATAAAATTAGCCAACAAAAAAATCTATCTCGAAAAATACCGAGATATGCTTAGAAGTGCAAAAACGACAAAAGACATGCTGGAAATTCAGGAAAATATTCGCGAGCTTGAAGATGAAATTGACGTTGCTGAAGGCAGACTTCGCTTTATTGACGATAGAGTAAACTATAGTACCTTGAATTTAATGCTGTACAAAGAAAAAGTAAGGAGCTCTGCAACCTCAAAAATTGGTTTTGGAAATCGTTTCGGAGATTCTTTCACAGAAGGCTGGAATAGTTTTGTAGCATTTTTCTTAGGAATCATTTCTCTTTGGCCATTCTTTTTATTAATTCCAATTGTTATTTTGGTTTGGAAAAAATGGAGAAACAGAAAGAAAAAAGAATAA
- a CDS encoding low molecular weight protein-tyrosine-phosphatase, whose translation MKILMVCLGNICRSPLAEGIMRSKLPEDFIVDSAGTIDMHQGSNPDKRSVKTAAKYGIDISKQLSRPITTEDLNQFDKIYCMDLSNLKNVISLAQNEEQRSKISLLMEAADLNHASGEVPDPYWDGIDGFEKVYHQLDEACEKIAEKLLISKTQNS comes from the coding sequence ATGAAAATTTTAATGGTCTGTCTCGGAAATATTTGCAGAAGTCCTTTAGCAGAAGGAATTATGAGATCAAAACTTCCTGAAGATTTTATAGTAGATTCAGCCGGAACAATTGATATGCATCAGGGAAGCAATCCTGATAAAAGATCGGTAAAAACCGCTGCCAAATACGGAATTGATATTTCAAAACAACTTTCCCGACCAATTACTACAGAAGATTTAAATCAGTTTGATAAAATTTACTGTATGGATTTGAGTAATTTAAAAAATGTAATTTCTTTGGCTCAAAATGAAGAGCAGCGAAGCAAAATTTCATTATTGATGGAAGCTGCTGATCTCAATCATGCTTCAGGAGAAGTTCCGGATCCTTATTGGGACGGAATCGATGGCTTTGAAAAAGTCTATCACCAATTGGATGAAGCCTGCGAAAAAATCGCCGAAAAACTTCTCATTTCAAAAACTCAAAACTCATAA